CGCCGTCCGATCGCCGGGCGAGCAGGTGATCATCATCGCCAACTGGTCGGAATTGGCCATGCCGTAGGCCAGCTTGGCCATGTCGCCTTCCTGCACCAGGTGCCAGGCCATGCCGGGCTGGGCGGGGGCGGACGCCTCCTGCGTCTGGGCCGTGAAGGCGACCAGACCGAGGGCGGCGACGGTGGGGATCAGGACCTTGAACATGGGGATGCGCTCGCGTTCCGGTGTGTAACGCCGGTTCGCGTCGGGGGTTCACGGCAACGCTTGAAGACCGTGAACGGTGTGGCGCTTCGGCATCGCCGTCAGAACGGGCTGAAACGCTCCACCAGGCTTTGCGCGGCCGGAGAGGCCTGGACCCGGCTGATGTCGCCGCGTCCGCCATAGGAGATGCGCGCCTCGGCGATCTGGGTGTGGGCGATGGTGTTGGCCGAGGAGATGTCCTCTGGCCGCACGATGCCGGCGACCGTCAGCTCGCGCACCTCGCGGTTGGTGCGGACCTCCTGGCGGCCCTGGATCACCAGATTGCCGTTGGACAGCACGTCGGTGACCACCGCCGCGATGGTCAGCGACACCTTCTCCGAGCGGCTGACCGAGCCGGAGCCCGACGCGTTCAGTTCGCCCTCGATGCCGACCAGGCGGTTGGGATCAAAGGTGTCGGGGAAGAATTTGCCGAGGTTGGATTCGAAGCCCAGGAAGTTCGACACGCCGGCCGAGGCGTCGTTGGACCGCTGGCGCTGGGTCGAGTTCTGCGTCTGGGCGCGATCGTCGATGTCGATCCGCACGGTCAGGATGTCGCCGATGTGGCGCGCGCGCTGATCGCCGAAAAAGGACCGGGCGCCGGTGCGCCACAGGCTGTTGGCGCTGGCGGGCGTGGCTTCCGAGCGCACGGCGCTGGCGGGCAGATAGGCCTGGCTGACGGGCACCAGGGCGGCGGGATAGCCGATGGGCGCCAGTTCCGGCCCCTTCACCGCCTCGATGGCGGTGGAGCAGGCGGCCAGCGGAGCGGCCGAGACGACCAGGGCGGCGAGAAAAGCGGTTTTGCGCATGCGAGAAATCCTCAGCGGGACGCGAACTGTTGGGCGGCGCCGGCGGCCATGGCCGTGCCCGGCCCGGTGGCGACCGCGTCGATGGTGCGGTTGGAGGTAGTGTTCAGAACGGCTACGGGCTCGCCGACGCGGGCGCTGCGCTGGGCCTTGCCCATGACGCTGAGCCGCACGCCGCCGACCTCGTAGGTGACGCGGACCATGTCGTTGCGGGCGATCACCGGCTGGCCCGCCACAGCGCGCGGCCCGGGCTGGATCGACGCAGCGACCGGCGCGGGCTGGGACGCCTCGGCGGTGTTCTGGACGGCGCTCTGGACGGCGGCGGCGCGGCGCACGGCCACGCGGCGCAGGCCTGGGGGGTTGGACCAGTCGAGCCCCGCCTGGCGAGCCTGGGCCTGAAGCTGCCCGGCCTCCAGCACCACGGACGGACCGGTGCGCTGGGCCACCGCCACGTCCGCCGCGGCGCCCGCGCCGTCAAAGATGTCGCCCAGGGTGACCCGGCCGTCGGCGTCCACGGGGTTCGGGCGAAGGGTGACTTCGCCGGCCAGGGCCGGCGCACCGCAGGCGAGCACGGCGACGGCCGCAAGGAGCGTGTGCAGCTTGGCCATGATCCTAGTTCTTCACCTGGGCGGCGACGGACAGCATCTCGTCGGCGGTGGAGATGACCTTTGAGTTCATCTCATAGGCGCGCTGGGCGACGATCAGGGCGCTGATTTCCGATACGGCGTCGACGTTCGAAGCCTCGGTGTAGCCGTGCAGCAGCGAGCCGTAGCCGACGTCGCCGGGCGTGCCGACGGCGGCCGGACCCGATGCAGCGGTTTCCAGCAGCAGGTTGTCGCCAACCGCCTCGAGTCCCGCCTCGTTGAAGAAGGTGGCGAGCTCGAGCTGGCCCACGGTGGTCGGCTCGGTCGCGCCGTCGGTGGTGACCTGCACCAGGCCGGACTTGGAGACGGTGATGTCCACCATGTCCTGCGGCACGGTGATCGCCGGCTCGATCGCATAGCCGTCCTCGGTGACCAGCTGGCCTTCCTGGTTGACGGCGAAGTTGCCGGCCCGGGTGTAGGCCGTCTCGCCCGAAGGAAGGGTGACCTGAAAATAGCCCTTGCCGTCGATGGCCAGGTCGTAGCGACCGCCGGTCTGGGTCGGCGTGCCCTGTTCGGTGATGCGATAGACCGAGCCCGCCTTGACGCCCGCGCCGATCTGGATGCCGGTCGGCACCACCGTGCCCTGGCTGGACGACTGCGCGCCCATGCGTTCGACGTTCTGGTACAGCAGGTCCTGGAACTCGGCGCGCTGCTTCTTGAAGCCCACCGTATTCATGTTGGCGATGTTGTTGGAGATGACCTCCACGTTCAGCTGCTGGGCGGCCATGCCCGAGGCGGCGGTTCTGAGTGCGCGCATCTGTCAGGGTCCTTATGCGGCTCGGCCGAGGCGCTCGACGGCGCGGCGGCTGAGGTCGGTGGCGTTCTCGATCATCCGCGTCACGCTTTCGTAGGCGCGGCTGATCTCGACGAGATTGGTGATTTCGATCAACGCGTTGACGTTGGCCGATTCCAGCATGCCCTGCTGGATGCGGGCGTCCGGGGCGTCCATCGTCTGGGCGTTGGAGGTGTTGCGATACAGGCCGTCGCCGCCCTTCTCGAGCACGCCCAGCGCCTCGAAGCGGACGACGGAAAGGCGGCCGGTGATCTGGCCGTTCTGGGTGATTGTGCCGTCCGAGCCGACGGACACGGGACCGAGCGCCGGGTTCAGCACGATCTCGCCGCCGTCGCCCATCACCGGGGCGCCCGCCTTGGTGGTCAGCCGGCCTTCGGGATCCAGGGTGAAGGCGCCGTCGCGGGTATAGGCCTCGCCGTTCGCGCCGTCGCCGACGGTGAAGAAGGCGCCTTCGCCGTCGATGGCGAAGTCCAGCGGTCGGCCGGTCTGCTGCATCGCGCCCTGGCCGAAGTCGCGCCCCACGCCCTTGTCCAGCACGAAGCTGACGCCCGGCCGCACCTGGTCGTTGCGCGCGCGCTCGCCGACTTCGGTTCCCAGCATCAGCTGTTCGACCTTGAAGCCGGTGGTGTCCGCATTGGCGATGTTGTTGGCCACGATGTCGAGCTCGCGGCGCAGCGTCATCTGGCGGGACAGTCCGATGTAGGCGGCGTTTTCCAAAAGGGCGGCTCCTTCGCCCAGCCTTGTCGCAACCGCCGTGCCAACAGGGTTAATCCAGCCGTGGCGGGCTTTTGTCGCGGAGCGATGGGTTGCAGCCCGGCAAATCCTGCCGCTTCTAAACGGCGCGTTAACCAAACCGGGCCAGTGTTGCCGCGACATCCTGCGGGGCGAGTGCGGCCATGTTGAAGCTGGGCAAGAAAAAGAAGGACGGCGCATCCGACGCCGCCAACCTGCCCGCCGTCGCGGAAGGCGAAGGCGGCGAAGGCGCGCCCAAGAAGAAGAAACTGCCGCTGCTGTTCATCGCCATCCCGGCGGCCCTTGTCGTGCTGGGCGGCGGCGGGGCGGCGGGCATGATCCTGATGAAGCCCAAGCCGGCCGAAGCGCACGGCGAAGAGGCCAAAGACGGGCACGGCGAGGAGAAGGCCGAAAAGGGCCACGGCAAGGAAAAGAAGGAAGAAAAGGGCGGCCACGGCGGCGGCAAGGAAGGCGAGGCCGATCCGGCGCTCGGCAAGATCTCCGATGGCCCGGACGGCGTGACCTTCTACACCCTGCCGAACATGGTGGTGAACATCCAGTCGCCGGACGGCAAGCCCACCTACCTGAAGCTGACGCTGACGCTGGAGATGAAGGACGCCGAGGTCGCGACCCATCTTCAGGAAGAGACCCCGCGCATGCAGGACATGTTCCAGGGCTTCCTGCGCGAACTGCGGCCTGAGGACCTAGCCGGATCGGCCGGATCGTACCAGCTGCGCGCCGAAATCCTGCGCCGGGTCAACCTGCTGGCCGAGCCGGGCAAGGTCGACGCCGTTCTGATCGAAGAGATGCTGGTTCAGTAGCCGATGACCGACCCCCTGGCCGACATGGACGCCTTTGGGGCGATGGGCGGCGACGCTGCCTCGACCATGATGGGCGAGCGCGTGCTGAACCAGGACGAGATCGACAGCCTGCTGGGCTTCGATCTTGGCGGGGACGACGGCTCTAACCGGTCCGGCATCCGGGCCATCATCAACTCGGCGCTGGTCTCGTATGAACGCCTGCCGATGCTGGAAATCGTCTTCGACCGCCTGGTGCGGTTGATGACGACGTCCTTGCGCAACTTCACCTCTGACAACGTCGAAGTCAGCCTGGACAACATCTCCTCGATCCGGTTCGGCGACTATCTGAACTCGATCCCCCTGCCGGCGATCCTGGCGGTGTTCCGGGCGGAGGAGTTGGACAACTACGGCCTGCTGACGGTCGATTCCAACCTGATCTATTCGATCGTCGACGTGCTGCTGGGCGGCCGTCGCGGCACGGCGGCGCTGCGTATCGAGGGGCGGCCCTACACCACCATCGAGCGGGTGCTGGTGCAGCGGATGGTCGAGGTGGTGCTGAACGACGCCCGTCAGGCGTTCGAGCCGCTGACCCCCGTCCACTTCAACCTGGACCGGCTGGAGACCAATCCGCGCTTCGCCGCCATCGCGCGTCCGGCCAATGCCGCCATCCTGATCAAGCTGCGGATCGACATGGAGGACCGCGGCGGGCGCATCGAACTGCTGCTGCCCTATGCGACGCTGGAGCCGATCCGCAAGATGCTGCTGCAGCAGTTCATGGGCGAGAAGTTCGGCCGCGACAACATCTGGGAAGGCCACCTGGCGACCGAGCTTTGGACCACCGAGACGGAGGTCCGGGCGGTGCTGGACGAGCAGCAGGCGCCGCTCAGCAAGGTGCTGGACTTCAAGGTGGGCGACACCCTGATGCTGAACGCGACCCCCGACAGCGAGGTGTCGATCCGCGCCGGCTCCATCCCGCTGACGACCGGTCGGATGGGCCGCAAGGGCCAGCACATCGCAATCCGCGTCGAGGCGCCGATCAGCGTCGAGGCCGCGCAAAGCATGAGGAGCAGGGCATGACCGGGATCATCATGGACGGCGTGCTGATGCTGCTGCTGGTCGCGGCCGTCGGCTACGGGATCAAGCTGGAGCGCAAGTTGACGGCGTTGCGGGCCGGGCAGCTGGCGTTCGCGTCCGCCGTGACCGAGTTGAACTCCGCCGCGACCCGCGCCGAGGCAGCCCTGGCGACGCTGCGGGCGTCGGGCCAGGAAACGGACTTGCTGCACGACCGCATCATCAAGGCGCGCGAGGTCAAGGCGCAGCTGGAGACCCTGATCGCCCGCGCGCCGGCGGCTCAGGCCGCGCGTGCGGAGGATCGTCCGGTCGCGCGCACCGAGCCCGCGCCCCACCCGGCGCCGCCTGTCGAGGACGAAGACCGCGCGCGCCGCATGGCCGCCCTGGCCGAGCGTATTCAGGGTCTGGCCGGACCCGCGACCAGCCGCCGCGCCGCGACGTCGCATGCGGAGCAGACGCCGGGCGCCGGCAACGTCGCCGCCATCCTGCAGGCGATGACCGCTAACCAATCTGCCAAACAAAGCCTCAACGCCGCCCGGCGTAGCCTCGACGACGACCTGTTCGCCGCCTGACCCATTTTTCCCGCCCAATGCTTCGCCGCGCGACGACGAAGCGGCTTGAGGGCGCCACGAGACCGAAGCCATGGCCCGCATTCCCCGCCTGCTGCCCCTGATCGCCATCGCCATCGGCGGGGTGGTCGCCGTGCGCGCGGTGGGCGTGGCGCCCGAGCTGTTCAGCGGCGCCAAGGCCTGGGCCGAGGAGGCCGCGCCCGCCGGCGCCGCCGCGCCCAAGCCGACACAGGCCGCCTGCGCCCTGTCGCCGGACCAGTTGGCGCAGCAGGCCGGCATTTCGCCCGCCGAGCTGAAGATCATCCAGTCGCTGTCGGCGCGCCGCACCGAGCTTGATGCGCGCGATCAGGACTTCGCCACCACCCTGCCGCTGATGGTCGCCGCCGAGCAGAAGATCGACGCCAAGGTCAAGGCGCTGGAGGCGCTGAAGGCCGAGATGAAGGGCCTGCTGGGTCAGGTGGACGAGCGCGAAAAGGCCGAGATCGACCGGCTGGTGCAGGTCTATTCCGCCATGCGGCCCAAGGAGGCGGCGCCCGTGCTGGCCTCGCTGGATGACCGGGTGCGCCTGCCCGTCGCCGCCGCCATGCGTCCGCGCACCCTGGCCGCCATCATGGCCCAGATGTCGCCGGCCCAGGCCAAGGAGCTTACGGAAAAGCTGGCCGCGCGCTTCCAGGCCCAGCAAATGGCCGCCCGCGCCGCCGCTGCCCAGGCCGCCGAGCCCGCGCCCGCGCCCGTCGCGGCTCCGGCTGCGACGCCGACCGCCCAGCCCGCCTCGACCGAGGCCAAACCGGCTGCGCCACGTCCCGCCGCGCGTCAGACCCCGCGCCCAGCGCCGCGTCCGCAGGCCGCGGCTCGCAGGACGGAAAGCGCGCCTCGGCCGGCTGCGGCGGCGCCCGCCGGTCCTCAGCCCTACAATGCGGGCGACGCCGGCCAGCAGCCGCGCCAGTCGGTGCAGTAGCTCAGGTCTCGGGCATCCAGGCCGGGCGGCGCGGGGTGACCGCCCGTCCATCGACAGTCAGCTGACCCTCCAGCCTGTCCAGCCGCAGCAGCGCCATCGTCGCGCCGTCACGCCCGCTCAGCACCTCGCCGGCGCGCAGCTCTCCGTTCAGCACCTCGGCGCCGAACGGAGGAGGGGGACCCTCAAAGGCGATCGGCAGCATGCGGTTTCGAATGGCACCGCGCCGCTTCATGCGCGAGGTCGTCTCCTGGCCGACGAAACACCCCTTGTGGAAGTCGATGCCGTTCAGCAGGTCGAAGTTGGCTTCGATCGGATAGGTCTTGTCCGACGGCGCGTCCGTCGCCGGATCGGGAAGGCCGACGGTCAGGCGATGGGCCTGATGTTCGTCTTCACCCGTGTTCGTCTCGAATTCTCCGCCGTAGGCCCGGCCGCCCAGTTCCGGCGTGCGCGGATCGACAAGGAAGCCGGCCGCCTCGCCGTCCCAGGCGGCGAACACCCGGCGTTCGTCAGCGCCGATCTCCACCTTGGCTCGCAGCCGGTACATGGACAGCCGCATCAGCAGCGCCTCACGCCGGTTCGCCGCCACATCCAGCACGACGCCGCCGTCCTCGCCCAGGATGAACAGGTCGAACAGCAGCCGGCCCGGCGGCGACAAAAGCGCGCCGAAGCGAAGCTCGCCGTCAGCCAGCGTCTCGACGTCTTGGGTCAGCAGGTTGTGCAGAAAGGGCTTGGCGTCCTCTCCCTTGACGGAAATAAGGGCGCGGCTGTCCAAGCGGGCGGTGCGTGTCATGCGGCCTAGATAGGCGCAGGCGACGCCCCTGTCAGGTGACGCGGTAGCGCGCCTCGATCCCGTCCGCCTGCCAGTCATGCTCGGCCAGCTTGTCCAGCGAACGCGCCACCAGCCGGTTGAACCGCTCAGCGTCGCCCGCTTCGACCGCCGGTCGCAGATAGTCCGTGACCACGGCCCGCGCCGGATAGGTCCCCACCGGGCCCGGAACGCTCAGCGCCACCGCTATGCCGCTGTCGATCCAGGCCGCGACCGTGTCGAACACCTCTTCGGACGACAGGAAGGGCGTGCGGCGCACCACGAACAGGGTGATTTCGCCGTGCTCCACCCCGTCAGGGCGTATGACAATCCCGCTGCGGTCGGGCCGCCAGTCGTCGGACAGCTCCACCGCCCGCCACAGGCAGAACCAGGTGCGACAGGTCTGCGGCCGGATCGCATGCACCGCGCATCCGGCGTCCGGCACGCAATAGGCGCAAAGCTCGCCCGTCGGCTTGGCCAGATCCGGCAGGTCCAGCGGAATGACCCGGCAGCACTCGACGCAGCCGCCGCAGGTGCGGTCGGGGATCAGCGGCAGGGACACGGGCGGGGCTCCATGGCGCGGGCCTTTAGCACAGCCCTTTTGGCTCTGGGGCGTCTTCTCGCCACGCGCGGGTGCGGCTACAGATCACGGCATGACCCAGACATTCGACCTGATCGTTCGTGGCGGCGAAGTGGTGAACCACGCGGGGCGCGGCTTGGCGGACGTGGGCGTGCGCGACGGACGCATCGCCGCGATCGGCGACCTGTCCCAGGCCTCGGCCGGAGAGGTGCTGGACGCCGCCGGCCTGACCGTCCTGCCCGGCGTGATCGACACCCAGGTTCACTTCCGCGAGCCGGGTTTGGAGTGGAAGGAAGATCTGGAAACCGGATCGCGCGCCGCGGCGCTCGGCGGCGTGGTCGCGGTGTTCGAGATGCCGAACACCAATCCCAACACCACCGATCCGGACACCCTGGCGGACAAGCTGGCCCGCGCCCGAGATCGGATGTGGACCGACCACGCCTTTTACGTCGGCGGCACGCACGAGAACGCGGCCTTTCTGGGCGAGCTTGAGCGGCTGCCTGGCTGCTGCGGCATCAAGGTGTTCATGGGCGCATCCACCGGCGACCTGCTGGTCGCCGACGACGACGGCGTGCGCGAGGTGCTGAAGCACACCCAACGCCGCGCCACCTTCCATTCCGAGGACGAATACCGTCTGGCCGAGCGGCGCGAACTGGCCCGCCCCGGCGACTGGACCAGCCACCCTGAGGTGCGCGACGCCGAAAGCGCCATCCAGTCCACCCGCCGCCTGGTACGACTGGCGCGCGAGGTGGGGCGGCGCATCCACATCCTGCACGTCACCACCGCCGACGAGATCGCCTTTCTGGCCGACCACAAGGACGTGGCGACGGTGGAGGTCACGCCCCAGCACCTGACCCTGGTCGCGCCCGAGGCCTATCAACGGCTGAAGGGGCTGGCCCAGATGAACCCGCCGATCCGCTCGGCCGAGCATGTCGCGGGCCTGTGGCATGCCATTCAAGGCGGCGTTGCCGACGTGCTGGGCTCGGACCATGCGCCGCATACGCTGGAGGAAAAGGCCCGGCCCTATCCCGCCTCGCCCTCGGGCATGCCCGGGGTGCAGACGCTGGTGCCGGTCATGCTGACCCATGTGGCGAACGGCCGGCTCAGCCTGGAGCGGTTCGTGGACCTGACCTCGGCCGGGGCGCAGCGCATCTTCAACATCGCCGGCAAGGGGCGACTGGCCGAAGGCTATGACGCCGACCTGACGATCGTGGACCTCAATGCCCGCCGCACCATCAAGGCCGAGGATCAGGCCAGCCGCTGCGGCTGGACCCCCTTCGACGGCTTCGAGGCCACCGGCTGGCCGATGGTGACGGTGGTGCGCGGACGGGTGGTGATGCAGGACGGCGAACTGATCGGCCAGGCGCACGGCCGGCCGGTGCGCTTTTCCGAGACCCTGGACGCCTGAAGGCTCAGCGTGCGGGCGTATGCTCGCGGATAAAGGTCGCCACGTCTTCGGCCACGCCCGGCCCAAGCGGGAGGTCGGGCGCGACATAGGCGGCCATATTGGCCTGAGGGTCGGCCGGCGCGGTCTTCAGCACATGGTTGACGCCCGGCCAGATCACCAGCGTGGCGTCGGGCCGAGCCGCCTTCAGCGCCTGGGCGTCCGTCTCCCGGGTTTGCAGGTCGGTCTCGCCTTGGCCGATGAAGACCGGACCTCGGTAGCGGCTTAGCGCCTCGGCGGGGTCCAGCACCGCCCAGCTGGCGAGATAAGGCTGCACCGAGGGCCGAAAGGCGGAAGCCAGCGCAGGCGGCACGTCCGTGACCGTCTCGCCCCTTTCCAGCCGATCCAGGATCGACAGCGCCTGACCGCGCACCGGCTCGGGCGCCGCGCCGAACTGTTCGCGCATGACGGTCATCGCGGGGCGTCCCGCTCCCGACAGCAGCACCAGGCCGCAAATCTCGGAATTGTTCTCGGCCGCCAACGTCGCGACCAAGGCGCCTTCGCTGTGGCCGATCAGCCAGGCGCAGGGCCGGCCCGTCCGCCGCACGGCTTCGCTCGTCCAGGCGCGGGCGTCGGCGACATAGTCGTTGAAGCGCAGCTCGGCTTCGCTCCTGGCCGCCCCGGCGCTGGCGCCGATCCCACGCTTGTCGATGCGCAGGCTGACGATTCCCTCCGCCGCCAAGCCCTCGGCCAGCAGGCGATAGGTCGCCGCCCGGACGCCCAGCGGATTGTCGCCGTCCCGATCCGTCGGCCCCGATCCCGGCAGGATCACCGCCACGGCCGAGGCTTCGCCGTCCGGCGTCAGCAGCGTCCCGTGCAACGGCGCCGGCTGGGCGGGCAGGACGATGTCTTCGGCAGCGAGCCCCGCCATGAAGACGGCCGCCATGATCGATCCCAGCATTGCAAACCCTCCCGTTGCCGGCAGGAGCGGACCACAACGAGGCGAGGCAGACAAGGCTTGGCGGCGCCGGTGGAAGCGTCGCTCGACCGAGGGACTAGCGCTGCAGCCTGGGAGGCGCCGGCCTAGATCGAGAAGCTTACGCCGCAGCCGCAGGAGGAGGCTGCGTTGGGGTTGTTCACCACGAACTGGGCGCCGGCCAGTTCGTCGACAAAGGCGATCTCCGAGCCCTTCAGGAAGGGCACGGAGACGGGATCGACCAGGGCGGCCTGCCCGTCGG
The genomic region above belongs to Brevundimonas sp. PAMC22021 and contains:
- the fliM gene encoding flagellar motor switch protein FliM codes for the protein MTDPLADMDAFGAMGGDAASTMMGERVLNQDEIDSLLGFDLGGDDGSNRSGIRAIINSALVSYERLPMLEIVFDRLVRLMTTSLRNFTSDNVEVSLDNISSIRFGDYLNSIPLPAILAVFRAEELDNYGLLTVDSNLIYSIVDVLLGGRRGTAALRIEGRPYTTIERVLVQRMVEVVLNDARQAFEPLTPVHFNLDRLETNPRFAAIARPANAAILIKLRIDMEDRGGRIELLLPYATLEPIRKMLLQQFMGEKFGRDNIWEGHLATELWTTETEVRAVLDEQQAPLSKVLDFKVGDTLMLNATPDSEVSIRAGSIPLTTGRMGRKGQHIAIRVEAPISVEAAQSMRSRA
- the flgF gene encoding flagellar basal-body rod protein FlgF → MENAAYIGLSRQMTLRRELDIVANNIANADTTGFKVEQLMLGTEVGERARNDQVRPGVSFVLDKGVGRDFGQGAMQQTGRPLDFAIDGEGAFFTVGDGANGEAYTRDGAFTLDPEGRLTTKAGAPVMGDGGEIVLNPALGPVSVGSDGTITQNGQITGRLSVVRFEALGVLEKGGDGLYRNTSNAQTMDAPDARIQQGMLESANVNALIEITNLVEISRAYESVTRMIENATDLSRRAVERLGRAA
- a CDS encoding flagella basal body P-ring formation protein FlgA, which translates into the protein MAKLHTLLAAVAVLACGAPALAGEVTLRPNPVDADGRVTLGDIFDGAGAAADVAVAQRTGPSVVLEAGQLQAQARQAGLDWSNPPGLRRVAVRRAAAVQSAVQNTAEASQPAPVAASIQPGPRAVAGQPVIARNDMVRVTYEVGGVRLSVMGKAQRSARVGEPVAVLNTTSNRTIDAVATGPGTAMAAGAAQQFASR
- a CDS encoding folate-binding protein YgfZ; translated protein: MTRTARLDSRALISVKGEDAKPFLHNLLTQDVETLADGELRFGALLSPPGRLLFDLFILGEDGGVVLDVAANRREALLMRLSMYRLRAKVEIGADERRVFAAWDGEAAGFLVDPRTPELGGRAYGGEFETNTGEDEHQAHRLTVGLPDPATDAPSDKTYPIEANFDLLNGIDFHKGCFVGQETTSRMKRRGAIRNRMLPIAFEGPPPPFGAEVLNGELRAGEVLSGRDGATMALLRLDRLEGQLTVDGRAVTPRRPAWMPET
- a CDS encoding flagellar basal body-associated FliL family protein, which encodes MLKLGKKKKDGASDAANLPAVAEGEGGEGAPKKKKLPLLFIAIPAALVVLGGGGAAGMILMKPKPAEAHGEEAKDGHGEEKAEKGHGKEKKEEKGGHGGGKEGEADPALGKISDGPDGVTFYTLPNMVVNIQSPDGKPTYLKLTLTLEMKDAEVATHLQEETPRMQDMFQGFLRELRPEDLAGSAGSYQLRAEILRRVNLLAEPGKVDAVLIEEMLVQ
- a CDS encoding MotE family protein, yielding MARIPRLLPLIAIAIGGVVAVRAVGVAPELFSGAKAWAEEAAPAGAAAPKPTQAACALSPDQLAQQAGISPAELKIIQSLSARRTELDARDQDFATTLPLMVAAEQKIDAKVKALEALKAEMKGLLGQVDEREKAEIDRLVQVYSAMRPKEAAPVLASLDDRVRLPVAAAMRPRTLAAIMAQMSPAQAKELTEKLAARFQAQQMAARAAAAQAAEPAPAPVAAPAATPTAQPASTEAKPAAPRPAARQTPRPAPRPQAAARRTESAPRPAAAAPAGPQPYNAGDAGQQPRQSVQ
- a CDS encoding alpha/beta hydrolase; translated protein: MLGSIMAAVFMAGLAAEDIVLPAQPAPLHGTLLTPDGEASAVAVILPGSGPTDRDGDNPLGVRAATYRLLAEGLAAEGIVSLRIDKRGIGASAGAARSEAELRFNDYVADARAWTSEAVRRTGRPCAWLIGHSEGALVATLAAENNSEICGLVLLSGAGRPAMTVMREQFGAAPEPVRGQALSILDRLERGETVTDVPPALASAFRPSVQPYLASWAVLDPAEALSRYRGPVFIGQGETDLQTRETDAQALKAARPDATLVIWPGVNHVLKTAPADPQANMAAYVAPDLPLGPGVAEDVATFIREHTPAR
- a CDS encoding dihydroorotase, producing the protein MTQTFDLIVRGGEVVNHAGRGLADVGVRDGRIAAIGDLSQASAGEVLDAAGLTVLPGVIDTQVHFREPGLEWKEDLETGSRAAALGGVVAVFEMPNTNPNTTDPDTLADKLARARDRMWTDHAFYVGGTHENAAFLGELERLPGCCGIKVFMGASTGDLLVADDDGVREVLKHTQRRATFHSEDEYRLAERRELARPGDWTSHPEVRDAESAIQSTRRLVRLAREVGRRIHILHVTTADEIAFLADHKDVATVEVTPQHLTLVAPEAYQRLKGLAQMNPPIRSAEHVAGLWHAIQGGVADVLGSDHAPHTLEEKARPYPASPSGMPGVQTLVPVMLTHVANGRLSLERFVDLTSAGAQRIFNIAGKGRLAEGYDADLTIVDLNARRTIKAEDQASRCGWTPFDGFEATGWPMVTVVRGRVVMQDGELIGQAHGRPVRFSETLDA
- the flgH gene encoding flagellar basal body L-ring protein FlgH → MRKTAFLAALVVSAAPLAACSTAIEAVKGPELAPIGYPAALVPVSQAYLPASAVRSEATPASANSLWRTGARSFFGDQRARHIGDILTVRIDIDDRAQTQNSTQRQRSNDASAGVSNFLGFESNLGKFFPDTFDPNRLVGIEGELNASGSGSVSRSEKVSLTIAAVVTDVLSNGNLVIQGRQEVRTNREVRELTVAGIVRPEDISSANTIAHTQIAEARISYGGRGDISRVQASPAAQSLVERFSPF
- the flgG gene encoding flagellar basal-body rod protein FlgG; protein product: MRALRTAASGMAAQQLNVEVISNNIANMNTVGFKKQRAEFQDLLYQNVERMGAQSSSQGTVVPTGIQIGAGVKAGSVYRITEQGTPTQTGGRYDLAIDGKGYFQVTLPSGETAYTRAGNFAVNQEGQLVTEDGYAIEPAITVPQDMVDITVSKSGLVQVTTDGATEPTTVGQLELATFFNEAGLEAVGDNLLLETAASGPAAVGTPGDVGYGSLLHGYTEASNVDAVSEISALIVAQRAYEMNSKVISTADEMLSVAAQVKN
- a CDS encoding DUF6468 domain-containing protein; translation: MTGIIMDGVLMLLLVAAVGYGIKLERKLTALRAGQLAFASAVTELNSAATRAEAALATLRASGQETDLLHDRIIKAREVKAQLETLIARAPAAQAARAEDRPVARTEPAPHPAPPVEDEDRARRMAALAERIQGLAGPATSRRAATSHAEQTPGAGNVAAILQAMTANQSAKQSLNAARRSLDDDLFAA